One region of Exiguobacterium acetylicum genomic DNA includes:
- the hisD gene encoding histidinol dehydrogenase: protein MTPTKPFSIDRDTELAVRAILERVATDGDAAVRDYTNQFDQVDLEDFRLSETRITQAFEQADANLIDSLKLMATRLVEWHEQELPSDIELVEADVTRRQRFVPVDSVGIYVPGGAASYPSTVLMNAIPAKVAGVERVVMVTPMTNLSDEVLVAARIAGVTEIYTIGGAQAIAALTFGTESIQAVDLIVGPGNRFVAEAKRQVYGIVGIDSVAGPSEVVVIADETAHPDRIAADLLAQAEHDRDAVAIAFVPTEEMKQAVDTEIERRLQQLPRQEIARRAMENGGVFVAPLETAIEEANRLAAEHLELAVANPQEVVKSIRHAGMIFLGHETPETLGDYVAGTNHVLPTSGTARFASGLSARTFLRHQTMLEATRAGVQRLANAAKIVARVEGLEAHAQAIEVRED, encoded by the coding sequence ATGACACCGACAAAACCTTTCAGCATCGATCGCGACACGGAGCTCGCGGTCCGCGCGATTCTCGAACGCGTCGCAACAGACGGTGACGCCGCTGTCCGCGATTACACGAACCAATTCGATCAGGTCGATCTTGAAGATTTCCGTCTTAGTGAAACACGAATCACACAAGCCTTTGAACAAGCAGACGCTAACTTGATCGACTCGTTGAAGTTGATGGCGACACGACTCGTCGAATGGCACGAACAAGAACTTCCATCTGACATCGAACTCGTCGAAGCAGACGTGACACGACGTCAACGTTTCGTTCCCGTCGATTCGGTTGGGATTTACGTTCCAGGTGGTGCAGCAAGTTATCCATCGACCGTCTTGATGAACGCCATTCCAGCAAAAGTTGCTGGTGTCGAACGGGTCGTCATGGTGACGCCGATGACGAACTTAAGTGACGAGGTCCTCGTTGCGGCACGGATCGCTGGTGTGACAGAAATCTATACGATTGGTGGAGCGCAAGCCATTGCCGCTTTGACATTCGGAACAGAAAGCATCCAAGCTGTCGATTTGATCGTCGGACCTGGAAACCGCTTCGTTGCTGAAGCAAAACGCCAAGTCTACGGGATTGTCGGCATCGACTCCGTCGCCGGTCCATCGGAAGTCGTCGTCATCGCGGACGAAACAGCGCATCCGGACCGGATCGCAGCTGATCTTCTTGCTCAAGCCGAACACGACCGTGACGCTGTCGCGATCGCCTTCGTGCCAACGGAAGAGATGAAACAAGCGGTAGACACGGAAATCGAACGGCGCTTACAGCAATTGCCGCGTCAAGAGATTGCCCGTCGTGCGATGGAAAACGGTGGCGTGTTCGTTGCTCCACTCGAAACAGCGATCGAAGAAGCGAACCGTCTCGCGGCGGAACACTTGGAACTTGCCGTTGCCAATCCGCAAGAGGTCGTCAAATCGATCCGTCACGCCGGGATGATTTTCCTCGGTCACGAGACACCAGAAACGCTCGGTGATTACGTCGCTGGAACGAACCACGTCTTACCAACGTCCGGTACAGCTCGTTTTGCGTCTGGATTATCAGCGCGGACGTTCCTGCGTCACCAGACGATGCTCGAAGCCACACGCGCAGGCGTACAACGTCTTGCGAATGCAGCGAAGATCGTTGCCCGGGTCGAAGGACTCGAAGCACACGCACAAGCCATCGAAGTGAGGGAAGACTAA
- the hisG gene encoding ATP phosphoribosyltransferase, with product MRIGITKGRLSKATERYLKEAGVETWGAIERELIVKRGEHEFVFMKGSDLIPYVAQGVLDVAITGSDILLESDQELSELAELPFGVCRMSVCAKEPLQFEGGRRVRIATKYPIIAKRYFSELGVDVDIVPLNGSVELAPLLGLADAIVDIVETGETLRANGLNEYEKIIDISARFFTSEWTLKRKRVEVIRLLEQLTEGVTRS from the coding sequence ATGCGAATCGGAATTACGAAAGGACGGCTGTCGAAAGCGACAGAACGTTATCTGAAAGAAGCTGGCGTCGAGACATGGGGAGCCATTGAACGCGAACTGATCGTCAAACGGGGCGAGCACGAATTCGTCTTCATGAAAGGATCGGATTTGATTCCGTACGTCGCTCAAGGTGTTCTTGACGTTGCGATCACCGGCAGTGACATCTTACTGGAATCGGATCAAGAGTTATCGGAACTCGCGGAATTGCCGTTCGGTGTCTGCCGGATGTCGGTCTGTGCGAAGGAGCCGTTACAATTCGAAGGCGGACGCCGTGTCCGGATTGCGACGAAGTATCCGATCATCGCGAAACGCTATTTCAGCGAACTCGGTGTCGACGTCGACATCGTACCGCTGAACGGTTCGGTCGAGTTAGCACCGTTACTCGGACTTGCTGACGCAATCGTCGATATCGTCGAGACAGGTGAGACGTTACGGGCGAACGGACTAAATGAATACGAAAAAATTATCGATATCAGCGCTCGATTCTTTACGAGCGAATGGACGTTAAAACGGAAGCGGGTTGAAGTTATCCGCTTGCTTGAGCAATTGACAGAAGGAGTGACACGATCATGA
- a CDS encoding ATP phosphoribosyltransferase regulatory subunit — MQSFSTIRLKDGATDYVGASATRLQQVIRQLEDGLEQSNYTRLITPLIEEIGGREQIRMDFTTSVARALSERGREQYKRVFYSGSVFQPEEKFQVGFEERGQIAEVEAIQLAVRLVEELTGKEVTLSIGDAGLIEHLIETRVGDHHLRDQVTQMLRLRNVIELKRIAGQLDDALLAKLPLLFGREGAETILPYVDETRLNAVLDLAEAVNADLDFGQMGLQTYYDGITIHGFIEGVTEPVLVGGRYDRLYEQFGQEQQAFGIGFSVERLAEVL; from the coding sequence ATGCAATCATTTTCTACGATTCGACTCAAGGATGGAGCGACAGATTACGTTGGTGCCTCGGCAACGCGGCTCCAACAGGTCATCCGTCAGCTCGAAGATGGACTCGAACAATCTAACTATACCCGATTAATCACGCCCTTAATTGAGGAAATCGGTGGACGGGAACAGATTCGGATGGATTTTACGACTAGTGTCGCGCGTGCACTCAGCGAACGTGGTCGCGAACAATATAAACGTGTCTTCTACAGTGGCTCGGTCTTTCAACCGGAAGAGAAGTTCCAGGTCGGATTCGAGGAACGAGGACAAATCGCAGAAGTCGAAGCAATTCAACTCGCGGTCCGACTCGTCGAGGAACTGACAGGAAAAGAAGTCACACTCTCAATCGGTGATGCCGGTCTAATCGAGCATTTGATCGAGACGCGTGTCGGTGATCACCACTTACGCGACCAAGTGACACAGATGCTGCGTTTACGTAACGTCATCGAACTGAAGCGAATCGCGGGTCAACTCGATGATGCCTTACTTGCAAAACTACCTTTGTTATTCGGACGTGAAGGGGCAGAGACGATCCTACCGTACGTCGACGAGACACGACTCAATGCCGTGCTTGATCTCGCGGAAGCCGTCAATGCCGATCTCGACTTCGGTCAAATGGGCTTACAGACCTACTACGACGGGATCACGATCCACGGTTTCATCGAAGGTGTGACGGAACCCGTCCTCGTCGGTGGACGCTACGACCGGCTTTATGAACAATTCGGACAAGAACAACAGGCGTTCGGCATCGGATTCTCGGTCGAACGGTTGGCGGAGGTGCTCTAA
- the hisJ gene encoding histidinol-phosphatase HisJ, with protein MQLLKWDGHVHSPYCPHGTKDPLEAYIERALEQGLERISFTEHAPLPEGVTDPAPDNDSGMSFATADAYLKELTQLRETYKNQIDIRIGMEFDYWEGHVDGTRDIIARYADVLTDGILSLHYLYIDDQYYGVDFSKESFGEIVTKLGSVTAVHERYYEGIQALVMTDLGAHQPKRLGHLTLPTKFIQAYPLESNPTNLDDTLRKIRQANFTLDVNTAGLRKPLCGLSYPYPELLQVTQSLSIPLVYGSDAHLAKDVGADFDFKW; from the coding sequence ATGCAATTATTGAAATGGGACGGTCACGTCCACAGTCCATATTGTCCACATGGTACGAAGGATCCACTTGAAGCCTACATCGAGCGTGCGTTAGAGCAAGGCTTAGAACGGATCAGCTTCACGGAACATGCCCCTTTACCTGAAGGTGTGACGGATCCTGCACCAGATAACGATTCCGGAATGTCGTTTGCGACAGCCGATGCCTACCTGAAGGAATTAACGCAACTCCGCGAGACATACAAGAATCAGATCGACATCCGGATCGGGATGGAGTTCGACTACTGGGAAGGGCATGTCGACGGGACGCGTGACATCATCGCTCGCTACGCTGACGTCTTGACCGACGGCATTCTTTCACTGCATTACTTATACATCGATGATCAGTATTATGGCGTCGACTTCAGCAAGGAAAGCTTTGGTGAGATCGTCACGAAACTCGGAAGCGTCACGGCGGTCCATGAACGCTATTATGAAGGCATCCAAGCCCTCGTCATGACGGACCTCGGTGCACATCAACCGAAACGTCTCGGTCACTTAACGTTACCGACGAAATTCATCCAAGCCTATCCGCTTGAGTCGAACCCAACGAACCTCGACGACACGTTACGGAAGATCCGTCAAGCGAACTTTACGCTCGACGTCAACACGGCAGGACTCCGTAAGCCGTTATGTGGCCTTTCCTATCCTTACCCGGAACTCTTGCAAGTCACGCAGTCGTTATCGATTCCGCTCGTCTATGGATCAGATGCCCATCTCGCAAAAGATGTCGGTGCTGATTTTGATTTCAAATGGTAA
- a CDS encoding DUF4367 domain-containing protein: MRFQRIGVISALLAASILTGCAEPDQVPPVNQLKSHWIEDNTAEDVNNPDAIVQRIKAKDFSEQDSFEADFRRHVTFYFKDGTKAYPTEGDIWSSIVVGNRAYVTLHYPKGSDRLAVLEYTKQEKNWMLGGVLYDDVQNIKKSSSARGLNLPFSTFQAIASSSSPNGDDRIWFFHTKSQTILLTVVPKQDVQGEDWQETTLANGQTAYFQEKQERTNLYYVEDNQIVLLSGNVSLKQLKKLARSIAPVDAADFPYS, from the coding sequence ATGCGATTTCAACGGATTGGTGTAATCAGTGCATTATTAGCTGCAAGTATTTTGACCGGTTGTGCAGAACCAGACCAAGTTCCACCAGTGAATCAGCTTAAATCACACTGGATTGAGGATAATACTGCTGAAGATGTAAATAATCCCGATGCCATCGTACAACGCATTAAAGCGAAGGACTTTTCAGAACAGGATTCGTTTGAAGCGGATTTCCGTCGTCACGTGACGTTTTACTTTAAAGATGGAACAAAAGCGTACCCGACTGAAGGCGATATCTGGAGCAGTATCGTTGTCGGAAATCGTGCTTACGTAACGCTGCATTACCCAAAAGGATCAGATCGTCTTGCTGTACTAGAGTATACCAAGCAAGAGAAGAACTGGATGTTAGGAGGCGTCTTATATGACGACGTTCAAAACATTAAGAAGAGTAGTTCTGCTCGCGGTTTGAATTTACCGTTCTCGACATTCCAAGCGATTGCCAGTAGTTCAAGTCCTAATGGGGATGATAGAATCTGGTTCTTCCACACGAAGTCACAAACGATTCTTCTAACCGTCGTTCCGAAGCAAGACGTTCAAGGCGAGGACTGGCAGGAAACGACGCTTGCGAACGGACAGACGGCTTACTTCCAAGAAAAACAAGAGAGAACGAACCTCTATTACGTCGAAGACAATCAAATCGTCCTCCTGTCCGGTAACGTATCACTAAAACAATTAAAAAAATTAGCACGATCAATTGCTCCTGTCGACGCTGCTGATTTCCCGTATTCTTAA
- the hxlB gene encoding 6-phospho-3-hexuloisomerase produces MTHIQTIIEELTSTVEAIDATETKELADAVLQANRIFLAGAGRSGLMGKAFVMRLMHMGLDAYVVGETVTANLREGDVLIVGSGSGETKTLIPIVEKAQQLGGTVAVVTISPTSTLARLADLVVKLPGVPKEQTASADETVQPMGSLFEQTMLLFYDALIMQIMEDKQLDSQTMYGKHANLE; encoded by the coding sequence ATGACACACATTCAAACAATTATCGAAGAGCTGACTTCGACGGTCGAAGCAATCGATGCGACCGAGACGAAAGAACTGGCAGACGCTGTGCTGCAAGCGAACCGAATTTTTCTCGCAGGAGCCGGTCGCTCCGGCTTGATGGGGAAAGCGTTCGTCATGCGGTTGATGCACATGGGACTCGACGCGTATGTCGTAGGCGAGACGGTCACGGCGAATTTACGTGAGGGTGACGTGTTAATCGTCGGTTCCGGATCGGGTGAGACGAAAACCTTGATTCCAATCGTCGAGAAAGCACAGCAACTCGGTGGAACCGTTGCCGTTGTCACGATCAGTCCGACGTCAACGTTAGCGCGATTAGCCGACTTAGTCGTCAAACTGCCCGGAGTTCCGAAAGAACAAACGGCATCAGCGGACGAGACGGTTCAACCGATGGGCTCGTTGTTTGAACAGACGATGTTGTTGTTCTATGATGCCTTGATTATGCAGATCATGGAAGATAAGCAGCTTGATTCGCAAACGATGTACGGAAAACATGCCAACTTAGAGTGA
- the hxlA gene encoding 3-hexulose-6-phosphate synthase, with the protein MKLQLAIDLVDTAGAIALVKEIGENNLDIVEIGTPVVINEGLRAVKEMKAAFPNLTVLADLKIMDAAGYEVSQAVAHGADIVTILGAAEDMSIKGAVEEAKKSGKQILVDMIAVKDIATRAKELDALGVDYICVHTGYDLQAVGQNSFEDLATIKSVVTNAKTAVAGGIKMETLPEVIAARPDLIIVGGGITGQDDKQETASTMHRMLQEA; encoded by the coding sequence ATGAAATTACAACTCGCAATTGATCTAGTCGATACAGCAGGTGCGATTGCTTTAGTCAAAGAAATCGGGGAAAACAATCTAGATATCGTTGAAATCGGCACACCGGTCGTCATCAACGAAGGGCTCCGCGCCGTCAAAGAAATGAAAGCCGCCTTCCCGAACTTAACGGTCCTCGCTGACTTGAAGATCATGGATGCTGCCGGTTACGAAGTCAGTCAAGCTGTCGCACACGGTGCTGACATCGTGACGATCCTTGGGGCAGCGGAAGACATGTCAATCAAAGGGGCAGTCGAAGAAGCAAAAAAATCAGGCAAACAGATTCTCGTCGACATGATTGCCGTGAAAGATATCGCAACACGGGCGAAAGAACTGGATGCGTTAGGCGTCGACTACATCTGTGTCCACACAGGTTACGATCTCCAAGCAGTCGGTCAAAACTCATTTGAGGATCTTGCGACAATCAAGTCAGTTGTGACAAATGCAAAAACAGCTGTTGCGGGTGGTATCAAGATGGAGACGTTACCGGAAGTCATCGCTGCACGCCCTGATCTGATCATCGTCGGTGGCGGGATCACGGGACAAGATGATAAACAAGAGACAGCGTCAACGATGCACCGGATGCTGCAAGAGGCGTAA
- a CDS encoding winged helix-turn-helix transcriptional regulator, with translation MPHFEDRQFNCEKELTLSIIGGKWKMLILWHLGKEGTKRFGELKSLMPGITQRMLVNQLRELEEHHIIHREVYPVVPPKVEYSLTPHGHSLMPILDAMYDWGKDYAKNVLEIDFEQQKISP, from the coding sequence ATGCCACATTTTGAAGACCGTCAGTTTAACTGTGAGAAGGAATTGACCCTCTCGATCATCGGGGGCAAATGGAAGATGCTCATTCTTTGGCACTTAGGCAAGGAAGGAACGAAACGCTTCGGGGAACTGAAAAGTCTGATGCCTGGGATCACGCAACGGATGCTCGTCAATCAACTGCGCGAACTCGAGGAACACCATATCATTCACCGGGAAGTCTACCCGGTCGTACCACCGAAGGTCGAATACTCGTTAACACCGCACGGACATAGCTTAATGCCGATTTTAGACGCGATGTATGACTGGGGTAAGGATTATGCGAAAAATGTCTTGGAGATCGATTTCGAGCAACAAAAGATATCGCCATAA
- a CDS encoding GNAT family N-acetyltransferase → MIRRATLMDGKALSDLMRRIDRETKYMLYEPEERVLSTEQAEAFIEKFGQAANSDIFVVDVDDQLVGYVLVVGGEPSRIRHRANLVIGLLDAYTGRGLGAGLLEAVDAFAIEAGLIRLELTVRKDNLRAIELYHKFGFNIEGTRIASLFIDGEYVDELAMSKIYTTEES, encoded by the coding sequence ATGATACGACGCGCCACGTTGATGGATGGGAAAGCCTTATCGGACTTGATGCGACGCATTGATCGCGAAACGAAATATATGTTGTATGAGCCAGAGGAACGCGTCCTGTCAACGGAACAGGCAGAGGCGTTCATCGAGAAGTTTGGTCAGGCTGCCAACTCGGACATCTTTGTCGTGGACGTCGATGACCAACTCGTCGGGTATGTGCTCGTCGTCGGTGGGGAACCGAGTCGGATTCGTCACCGGGCGAATCTCGTCATCGGCTTGCTTGATGCTTATACAGGTCGTGGACTCGGTGCGGGTCTACTTGAAGCGGTGGATGCCTTTGCGATTGAAGCTGGACTCATCCGACTCGAGTTGACGGTTCGCAAGGATAACTTGCGAGCAATCGAGCTCTATCATAAGTTTGGCTTCAACATCGAAGGAACACGGATCGCATCACTCTTCATCGATGGCGAATACGTTGATGAACTGGCGATGTCTAAAATCTATACGACAGAAGAATCTTAA
- a CDS encoding YecA family protein, whose translation MKIGRNQQCPCMSGKKFKRCCMDDPKHSSTQLNNSIPRKYMSEFALHTFSSYASIAYPNLLDTINVSEASYHIYMINKIKRLSFVEDSIKVFKNHIELQIRHGITSVEKITTLQIPRHKMTVDFVFEGNKTLFMKDGHGGGVKADILYVYSAFSTEPLDCEVLYIGQSYGKEGNRDALTRLRSHETLQKIMADVSHEDINSEIAITVWEFTPRLITSFDGRNGFLVSTEEDEKHLKKVLSAPPLYLDSQIVNVTEAALINYYKPKYNEKFKNNFPDIGHKGYKFYYDYDYNAILVELDQSAININMHSDYVDYHDYSHIKYLLNTEEKRKSMFTL comes from the coding sequence ATGAAAATTGGAAGAAATCAGCAATGTCCTTGCATGTCAGGAAAAAAATTTAAAAGATGTTGCATGGACGATCCTAAACACTCTTCAACACAGTTAAATAACAGTATTCCTAGAAAGTATATGAGTGAATTTGCATTACATACATTTTCATCTTATGCATCTATTGCTTATCCAAATTTATTAGATACTATAAATGTGTCGGAGGCTAGTTATCATATTTATATGATAAATAAAATTAAAAGATTAAGCTTTGTAGAAGATAGTATTAAAGTGTTCAAGAATCATATAGAACTTCAGATAAGACATGGTATAACTTCAGTTGAAAAAATTACGACTTTACAAATTCCGCGCCATAAAATGACTGTCGATTTCGTATTTGAAGGTAATAAAACTTTATTTATGAAAGATGGACACGGCGGAGGAGTAAAAGCAGATATACTTTATGTTTACTCAGCTTTTTCTACTGAACCGCTTGATTGTGAAGTACTATATATTGGACAATCATATGGGAAAGAGGGAAATAGAGATGCGTTGACCAGATTAAGGTCTCACGAAACTCTACAAAAAATTATGGCTGATGTTTCACATGAAGATATAAACTCAGAAATTGCAATTACAGTATGGGAGTTTACCCCACGATTAATAACCTCATTTGATGGGCGAAATGGATTTTTGGTGTCTACTGAAGAAGATGAAAAACATTTGAAAAAAGTTTTGTCAGCCCCACCTTTATATTTGGATAGTCAAATAGTTAATGTGACAGAAGCCGCTTTAATTAATTATTATAAACCTAAGTACAATGAGAAATTCAAAAATAATTTTCCGGACATTGGTCATAAGGGATATAAATTCTACTATGATTATGATTATAATGCTATTTTGGTAGAATTAGATCAATCTGCTATAAATATAAATATGCACTCTGATTATGTAGATTATCATGATTATTCGCATATCAAGTATCTATTAAATACAGAGGAAAAAAGAAAGTCGATGTTCACTCTTTAG
- the smpB gene encoding SsrA-binding protein SmpB — translation MPKGTDSKVLANNKRASFDYAIEDTIEAGLVLTGTEIKSVRKGKISIGDAFVRFDGGEAILWNSNIAHFEQGNRYNHEQLRPRKLLLHKKQIANLIGAVSRDGYTIVPLKVYIKNGYAKCLIGLGRGKKKFDKRDDLKKKDAKRDIERALRDKQKY, via the coding sequence ATGCCAAAGGGAACAGATTCGAAAGTCTTAGCGAACAACAAACGGGCCTCGTTCGATTATGCGATCGAGGATACGATTGAAGCCGGTCTCGTCTTGACAGGAACGGAGATCAAATCGGTCCGTAAAGGAAAAATCAGTATCGGGGACGCGTTCGTCCGGTTCGACGGGGGAGAAGCGATTCTCTGGAACTCGAACATCGCCCACTTCGAACAGGGAAACCGCTACAACCATGAGCAGCTCCGCCCACGGAAGCTGTTACTACACAAGAAACAGATCGCGAACTTGATCGGGGCGGTCTCACGGGACGGTTATACGATCGTACCGCTTAAGGTCTACATCAAGAACGGATACGCGAAATGCTTGATTGGACTCGGGCGCGGGAAGAAGAAGTTCGATAAACGCGATGACCTGAAGAAGAAAGATGCGAAGCGTGATATCGAGCGAGCACTACGCGATAAGCAAAAGTATTGA